TTCCGGATTGTCGATCAGCGGGCAGGGGCGCAGGTGATTTTCGCAAAAAGGCTGGCGTTTCTGGAAGGAGGCAAACAGGGGCGAGCGCAGAGCCTCTATAAGGCTCTTTTCGTTGATGTTGTCGGTTGCGAAGTGGACAAAAGCGCATGGTTCCACGTCTCCGGCGGCATTAATGTGGAAGTACCGCCGGCCGCCGGCAATGCATCCGCCGGTCATTTCACCGTCATTCCAGAAGTCGGCCAGCATGATCGGTTTGTGGCTGCGGATGTAGGGGATGCGCTCGGCCAGGTAGGCCCGCTGTTCTGCCGTCACCATCAGCTCCGGATTGGGATTGCGCCCGATGGGGATATAATGGAACAGCCATCCGTAGGCGGCCCCCTTGTCGATCAGAAAGTCGATAAAGTTGTCGCCGGTGACTTCCATTACGTTATCCCGGGTAATTGTAATTGATACGCCGAATACGGCCCCCTTTTCCCGCAACAGGTCCATGGCTTTTGTGATCTTCTCGAAGGTGCCGGCACCGCGGCGGGCGTCGGTTTGCTCCTGCCACCCCTCCAGGCTGATGGCGGGCGACAGGTTCCCCGCCTCGACGATTTTCTCGGCCGTCTCTTCATCAATTAGCGTCCCGTTGGTATAGGCCATAAACGCCATGTCGCCGTGTTTACCGATAAGTTCGAACAAGCGCGGGTAAGCAAACGGCTCGCCGCCGGACATAACCGCCCAGTAGATACCCAGTTCCTTAGCTTCGGTAAAGAGCCGGTCCAGCCTTTCAAAGCTGAGGGAATTCTTTTGGGCGTACCTGCCTGCCCAGCATCCTTCGCAGGCCAGATTGCACGCTCCGGTCGGGTCTACCAGGAAGAAGTTCGGCACGTTTACTCCGTGTTTTTGGGACATTTGGGCCTGTTTTGGGATGCCGAAGATCATTGCATTGATAAACCAGTTGTAAATCAGCCGGCGTTTTACGTTGGGGTGGGTTGTCTCAAACAGCCTGTTGATGTAGGACCTGATGGCCGGGTTATGCTGGTAGGAGAAGGCAACCCGTTCGATATGTTCCTTGTGTTCCTTCTTGATGGCAAGAATCTTTGTTAGCTTAAACAGCCTGGGTAGGTTTACTTCGGGGTTTTTTTCGAGGTAGCCCAGGGCCTGGCGGAGTACATGATCTTTTACGAAATTTTTGGCAAAGTCAAAATTCACTGCTTTCAACTGCATTTTTCCAAGATACCTCCTTTTTTTTGACAGTAAATTTATTATAAGACGGTTGCCGGCGTTAAAGTGCTTACAAGGTCACCCCCTTTAAAATTTTTTATATTGACCTATTTAGTATAGAAGGTCTTGAATTAAGTTTTTCGTAGAGATACACCGATGTCTATAGGCATCAATAAAACACAAAATATCAAAAAAACCCAAAAATTGTTTAAAAAATTTTTATATGGCCTTTTCCAGGGCTTCGTCCAGGAACTTAACCAGCAGCCTGTTCTCATTAAGGCTGAATTCGGAGATGTATTTATGAAGCCGGCCCACTTCGTCGGCCAGACGGCCGTTGATAACGTCATGCATGTTTTTGACCGCTGCCCCTAATGCTGTGCCAGCAAACAGGCTGAGGTTCAGTTCGGGCCTGTGGGCCGGGTGCAGCAGGTTTTTCATCGTATTAATTGCCTTTACGCCTAAATTTTGAAGGCAGACGATTAAAATCGCTATTATATGGGCGCATATTACCAGCGGCGCCCCGGCGGCAGGCATGTCTGTTAAAATGTCCTCGATAGTTTTTTTCGAGCCATGCATTTTGGCCTTTTCAAATATTTCGAGAAGCTTTTTCCGGGCCGCGTGCCATTCTTCCATATAATCGATTTCCTCTTTTTCCTTCGGGAACAGCTCTCCCGTTTTGGGGGTGGGCAGGAACAGGAGCACCGACCGCCCCGAAGTTCTTTCCTCACGGCTGACAGAGTACTGGCTGTGCAAATAGCCTTCGTTCTCCAGTTTCTTTAAAATGTCATAGGCCGTCCACTTGCTGACCCCCAGCGCTTTGGCCACGTCTATATAGTGGACGGGTATGCCGGTGCTTTCGTATATCTTTTTAATCTTTTGCAGGAACTCTTTTCTCCGCCGGGTTAAAGTCATCTGCACCACTCCGTGGCATGTTCTATATCCCAAAAAACCAAAAAACCTATGCAAATAATAAACCCGGCAAGACGGAACTGTCAAGGGAAATTTAAAGCCCTGGACCGGCGCCTGATAATTTCCTGATAATTTTATATAAAGATTATGTCCAAAATGTCGAAAATATTTGCTATATTACTTATAGTAAAACCAGGAAAAGAGGTGTTAGCCTTTGGGAGAGGCATTGTTCAGGCAGAAAAACGGGCTGGTCGCGGTTAATATTGCTGCGGCCTGCGGTGTTTTTACGCCCGGCCAGTTTCAAGGGCTGGCTGAAGCTGTCCGGGAGGCGGGAGCCGGCGCTTTAAAATTGACTTCGCGCCAGACCGTTGTATTAATACTCGAGGAGGATAAAATAGCCGGCCTGGCCGAAAAAATTTCAGGTCTGGGCTTGCGGATTGCTCCGTACGGAAATGCGATCCGGAGCGTTAAGGCCTGTTCGGGCGGTCCCGGGCTTTGTCCCAGGGCCCTTGCCGATGCCCTTGGTTTGGGCATTGAGCTGCAGAACAGGTATATGGGCCAGGATGTTCCAAAGGACTTTAAAATAGCTGTTGCCGGCTGTATAAGGGGATGCACCGATCCTCACTGTGCTGACTTCGGCCTGATTGCCTGCGGAAAAGATGCCTACCGGGTTTTAATCGGCGGCAGGGGCGGCAGTCCCAGCCCGGAACGGGGGAAGGTAATTTTAGAGCAGGTTCGTTCTTCCAGGGTGCCGGAGGTACTGGATTTCGTTCTGGCAAGATACAGGGAGCTTGCCGAACCAGGGGAACGGCTGTGTAAGACCGTTGGCCGGGTAGGGCTAAAGGAGTTTATTCCGCCTTTTATTGCTGAAGAGCCGGCCGGCAGCCTGCAAGATGATGAATTCGGCGAATTTTTAAGGTCCGGAGAGTAGGGGGTTCGAAATGAGGAGTTTAAAAAACTTGAATGAAGTTAACCTGGAAGCCATCTACAAGCACTTTGAAAAGCTTTGCAGCGGTTGCGACAAGCTGAACACTCCGGAATGCAGGGAGTCGTCATGCCTGATCGGGTTCGGCAAAAGAGCCCTTCGCTTTTCAATAAGCAAGGGGGTGCTGGATATAGCCGGCGCCAAAAAAATGATTCCAACCGGGGACTTTAAAGTGTACTATCTCGAAGTTATTGCCCCGGGCCTGGCCGAGACCTGCCGCCAGTGCCGCCAGTGCCAGGATAATCACTCCCCCGACTGTGTAATTGCCCTGGCCAGGACCTGCCTGGAGTATACCGTTTTGCAAAGCGAGATTGACTACCCCGGCAGCGTCTTTCAGTACTTGGCCAAAGTGAGGGATCAGGCCCCTGAACTGTCGGCTCTGATTGCGGCGGAGCTTAAGAAGTCCTCATAAAAATAAAATAAGAAGCATCATAAAAGTAAAAACCAAAGCCGACCAAAATTACGGAGGCAAAGCATGGACTTTTTTATCAATCCGCACGACATGCTGGCAAACTTATCGCTTTGTCTCGATTTTTTCAAGGAAGGTATTGACCGGCATCACCAGCGGGTAGCACGCATCGGGCTGAGCCTAGCTGAAGAAATCGGACTGGCGGGTGAAGAAAAAAACCTTGTTTATACGGCGTCAATTATTCACGACATTGGCGCCAGTACCTGGGGAGAAAAGCAGCTTTTGCAGCAGTTTGAAGTTGAAGAACCGTGGGACCACTGCAAGAATGGCTATCAGATCGTCAACGCGGTGGACTTTTTAAAAGATGCGGGGGAAATCGTCTTATACCATCATAACAGGTACGGCGGCAAGAACAGATTTGGGCCGTCCGGAAGTGAGAT
The window above is part of the Pelotomaculum thermopropionicum SI genome. Proteins encoded here:
- a CDS encoding predicted Fe-S oxidoreductases codes for the protein MQLKAVNFDFAKNFVKDHVLRQALGYLEKNPEVNLPRLFKLTKILAIKKEHKEHIERVAFSYQHNPAIRSYINRLFETTHPNVKRRLIYNWFINAMIFGIPKQAQMSQKHGVNVPNFFLVDPTGACNLACEGCWAGRYAQKNSLSFERLDRLFTEAKELGIYWAVMSGGEPFAYPRLFELIGKHGDMAFMAYTNGTLIDEETAEKIVEAGNLSPAISLEGWQEQTDARRGAGTFEKITKAMDLLREKGAVFGVSITITRDNVMEVTGDNFIDFLIDKGAAYGWLFHYIPIGRNPNPELMVTAEQRAYLAERIPYIRSHKPIMLADFWNDGEMTGGCIAGGRRYFHINAAGDVEPCAFVHFATDNINEKSLIEALRSPLFASFQKRQPFCENHLRPCPLIDNPEALRAIVAESGARPTHPGAGTVLEDPIAGYLDQKANQWGTVADGIREKRRSKQQAQPA
- a CDS encoding transcriptional regulator (a riboflavin/FAD biosynthetic operon), whose product is MTLTRRRKEFLQKIKKIYESTGIPVHYIDVAKALGVSKWTAYDILKKLENEGYLHSQYSVSREERTSGRSVLLFLPTPKTGELFPKEKEEIDYMEEWHAARKKLLEIFEKAKMHGSKKTIEDILTDMPAAGAPLVICAHIIAILIVCLQNLGVKAINTMKNLLHPAHRPELNLSLFAGTALGAAVKNMHDVINGRLADEVGRLHKYISEFSLNENRLLVKFLDEALEKAI
- the CysI gene encoding sulfite reductase, beta subunit (hemoprotein); its protein translation is MGEALFRQKNGLVAVNIAAACGVFTPGQFQGLAEAVREAGAGALKLTSRQTVVLILEEDKIAGLAEKISGLGLRIAPYGNAIRSVKACSGGPGLCPRALADALGLGIELQNRYMGQDVPKDFKIAVAGCIRGCTDPHCADFGLIACGKDAYRVLIGGRGGSPSPERGKVILEQVRSSRVPEVLDFVLARYRELAEPGERLCKTVGRVGLKEFIPPFIAEEPAGSLQDDEFGEFLRSGE